One stretch of Brevibacillus laterosporus DNA includes these proteins:
- a CDS encoding SDR family oxidoreductase produces the protein MKKKLLDLSGINLTQKDDHTVVQMKNVNKNDIAIIGISGSFGETQNLDEFWEVLRSGQDCIRTIPESRQKDVERFLNHVQPKTQNRYLNAAYLEEIDKFDYGLFSISPKEASLMDPNQRLFLEMAWSAIEDAGYGGQKIMGTRTGVFVGYSADADTGEDYKQYIKSVAPSLSGASIPGNIKSIIASRIAYTLDLHGPSMMIDTACSSSLVAVHLACQAIGNGDCDMALAGGVKIIMLPLLEDSVSGIGISALDGRAKTFDNRSDGTGFGEGVGVVMLKALDRAIHDNDHIYAVVKGSAFNQDGHSIGITAPNSLAQEDVIVRAWQNADIEPETIQYIEAHGTGTSLGDPIEIKGIQRAFEKYTDKKQFCGIGSLKTNFGHLDHAAGIAGLMKSILALKHKEIPPTVNFQYPNQKIPFDDSPVYVNDCLREWESNGHPRRCGISSFGLSGTNCHIILEEAPETKLRLQTQEPESKPCILTLSAKTEDGLLQLVNNYVHFIGENENVNVADIAYTSNTGRGHYGSRLALVVRDHKDLLDKLTLCREELFGTTELVGCYAKTFKVINEQKQTRSEGELTEADISHLSDQANRLISQLVMADAAEVLSHQLCQLYVSGAEVDWERLLQKENVQKVSLPVYPFNRKRCWVEPEADVLYSYVKKLQKELDLPLLDRLEADSIDTVIYATEFNVDKHWVLHEHIVNDKYVVPGTTYIEMLLEACYQQTPSRQVQVENIVFLAPLICEHGESHEVQTILKENDESYDFIIASRYNGEWVRHAQGKVIFGIDHDAPVLKIEEIKERCNVERKEFIQYEEDFSGSGAIITGPRWNNVQHVYAGNGEVLAYFNLPERFETDEDLYYIHPSMMDNAVNLAINTVSQDFYLPFTYRTCKVYSAMPSRFYSHLRLKPNQSESKEIINFDVTLVNDEGIVFAEVEDYAIKRVHHMDLQANKSDKSNLIYGINWVDKELSSEESAEKMGTVLIFKDETSIGDQMIQAFDSVGRPWIQVEMGVGFEEIDQRTYKMNGLQADYLTLIGMLKERGISQIVHLMSVTQNQDINELTDLEGTQKRGYESLVRLTKALLEHNIHEEIDILLVAPYVYEVNEQQEYVNPHHATMFGLGKVVSQEYPHLLCRAIDIDKFTTGDIILSELSRKEKDYLVVYREKQRLVEEFCERDLDEFANDESIEIRENGVYLITGGLGAIGLEMANYLASQASVNLVLINRSTMPSQELWDQVDEQTQPKLYRQIKAIRNIESLGSHVTVLSADISDHNELQAVLTQVRSQFTTIHGIIHSAGVAGEGFILRKEEVSSHPVLHPKVYGTWLIHHLTKADQLDFMVLFSSINSLYGGVGQGDYAAANAYLDAFTLFRNRYYGKTLTINWAAWKEVGMAVEYGANHDSGFFKSLSTKNAIQAFHQVLHKQVKRVTLAEVNYDNDHGNMEGGFTLNLAKPIMDRLKKAGKPKGAKQGTVTSQTLPEITVLGRIANETYSKNERLLAQVFCLELGLDEINIYDDFFSLGGDSIIAVKIVNSIQKYLNKNVGISEIFQNLTIYALASHLSAQEGGSEETSVPEQSTVASIARTKTEEGYELTGMQRHIYFLQSYNPSMTELTLLYEKEIPTSVDIELLQKAVDTVVYQHQALRTIFREENGLPKQVILPFMEVQVECEDLTFESNAWQLARTKLTEARVRACDLSKSTWRPIVYRLPDKQTLFGLVIHSLIGDQWSLERIADEIVRVYNALKEEQEIPLLPPARTYISWVQNQLSWEKSDMYQTAQAYWQQELRNPLPVLNLATDYQRSKTPSYQGSLLSFHIEEEVLWKSIQETIKRVDITLETYLLSAYYLLLHKLTLDTDIIVGMNAHHRDDPATNEIVGALTNILCMRVKVEEANTVQELFTIVKEKRSTASAHSRYPFDTVVAQVNAGRSQRSPIFSTMFEWHESMPYANDGVSLYDVSLLAEAKEEQLNFRFEFNTNLFKVETIKKLAEYYVNILHEINNSSLRIPDVQLLSQVQMQELKASQTSSVMGDFEFNF, from the coding sequence GTGAAGAAAAAATTGCTAGATTTATCAGGGATCAATTTGACGCAAAAAGACGATCATACGGTTGTCCAGATGAAGAACGTCAATAAAAATGATATCGCTATTATCGGAATTTCTGGAAGCTTCGGCGAAACGCAAAATTTGGATGAGTTTTGGGAGGTTTTGCGTAGCGGTCAGGACTGCATTCGAACGATTCCTGAATCACGACAAAAGGATGTTGAGCGTTTTCTTAACCATGTTCAACCGAAGACTCAAAATCGCTATCTAAATGCAGCTTATCTAGAAGAAATCGATAAGTTTGATTACGGATTATTTTCAATTTCACCTAAAGAAGCCAGTTTAATGGACCCTAATCAACGTCTATTTTTAGAAATGGCATGGTCGGCAATTGAAGATGCCGGATATGGCGGACAAAAGATTATGGGAACCCGAACAGGTGTATTTGTTGGCTATAGCGCTGATGCAGATACGGGGGAAGACTATAAGCAATATATCAAAAGTGTGGCCCCGTCTTTGTCTGGAGCATCGATTCCCGGAAACATAAAATCTATTATCGCTAGTAGAATTGCTTATACTCTTGATTTGCATGGACCAAGTATGATGATTGATACAGCATGCTCCTCTTCTCTGGTTGCCGTTCATTTGGCTTGTCAGGCGATCGGTAATGGAGATTGTGACATGGCTCTTGCTGGGGGCGTAAAAATCATCATGCTTCCACTCCTTGAAGATTCAGTTTCAGGGATCGGCATTTCGGCACTAGACGGGCGCGCCAAAACTTTTGATAATCGATCAGATGGTACTGGTTTTGGTGAAGGTGTTGGCGTTGTGATGTTAAAAGCTCTTGATCGGGCGATTCATGATAATGATCATATTTATGCTGTAGTTAAAGGAAGTGCCTTCAATCAAGATGGCCATTCTATTGGAATAACAGCTCCTAACTCACTTGCACAGGAAGATGTGATTGTGAGGGCTTGGCAAAATGCGGACATAGAACCAGAGACCATTCAATATATTGAGGCTCACGGGACTGGAACCTCCCTTGGTGATCCGATTGAAATCAAGGGTATTCAGCGTGCCTTTGAAAAGTATACCGATAAGAAACAATTTTGCGGCATCGGTTCCCTAAAAACGAATTTTGGACATCTCGATCATGCAGCCGGAATTGCAGGCCTAATGAAAAGCATATTGGCGCTAAAACATAAAGAAATTCCTCCTACAGTTAATTTTCAATATCCCAACCAAAAAATCCCATTCGACGATTCACCTGTCTACGTCAATGATTGTTTAAGAGAATGGGAGTCTAACGGTCATCCGCGCCGTTGCGGGATCAGTTCATTTGGATTGAGTGGTACGAACTGCCACATTATTTTGGAGGAGGCACCAGAAACTAAGTTACGTCTTCAGACACAAGAACCTGAATCAAAACCCTGCATTCTAACGTTGTCAGCAAAAACGGAAGATGGGTTACTTCAGTTAGTAAACAATTATGTTCATTTTATCGGTGAGAACGAGAATGTAAACGTAGCTGATATCGCATATACCTCCAATACAGGTAGAGGACACTATGGTTCAAGATTGGCACTGGTAGTACGTGACCATAAGGACTTGTTAGATAAGCTTACCTTGTGTAGGGAAGAACTATTTGGTACTACCGAGCTAGTTGGGTGTTATGCGAAAACATTTAAAGTAATAAACGAGCAAAAACAAACTCGGAGTGAAGGTGAGCTAACGGAAGCAGATATAAGTCATTTGAGCGATCAAGCGAATCGGTTGATTAGCCAGCTAGTCATGGCAGATGCCGCAGAGGTGCTTTCCCACCAATTGTGTCAATTATACGTCAGCGGTGCTGAAGTGGATTGGGAAAGACTGCTACAAAAAGAAAATGTTCAAAAAGTAAGCCTTCCCGTCTATCCATTCAATAGAAAACGTTGCTGGGTGGAGCCAGAAGCTGACGTTCTTTACTCATACGTAAAAAAATTACAAAAAGAACTTGATCTCCCCCTGCTTGATCGTTTAGAGGCAGATTCTATCGATACTGTCATTTATGCGACAGAATTTAATGTGGACAAACACTGGGTGTTACATGAACACATCGTCAATGACAAATATGTTGTACCAGGCACTACTTATATAGAAATGTTACTTGAGGCGTGCTATCAACAAACACCTTCTAGACAAGTACAAGTAGAGAATATTGTTTTCCTTGCCCCGTTAATTTGCGAACATGGTGAGTCTCATGAAGTACAGACCATATTAAAAGAAAATGACGAATCGTATGACTTTATCATTGCAAGCCGTTACAACGGGGAGTGGGTAAGGCACGCTCAAGGGAAAGTGATTTTTGGCATAGATCATGATGCCCCTGTGCTTAAAATTGAAGAAATAAAAGAAAGATGCAATGTGGAGCGCAAAGAATTCATTCAATATGAAGAGGATTTCTCTGGTTCTGGCGCCATTATTACGGGACCTCGCTGGAATAATGTTCAGCATGTTTATGCCGGTAACGGTGAAGTGCTTGCTTATTTTAATCTTCCAGAACGATTTGAAACAGATGAGGATTTGTATTATATCCATCCTTCTATGATGGATAATGCTGTTAACTTAGCGATTAACACGGTAAGTCAAGATTTTTATTTACCTTTTACATACCGTACATGCAAAGTTTATAGTGCCATGCCTAGTAGGTTTTACAGTCATCTGAGACTAAAACCAAATCAGTCTGAGAGCAAAGAAATTATCAATTTTGATGTGACTCTGGTAAATGATGAGGGGATCGTATTTGCAGAAGTCGAGGATTATGCGATCAAACGAGTACATCATATGGACCTGCAAGCAAATAAATCAGATAAATCTAACCTGATTTATGGAATAAATTGGGTTGACAAAGAGCTGAGCTCAGAAGAAAGTGCCGAGAAGATGGGGACTGTACTTATTTTTAAAGATGAAACCAGCATAGGCGACCAGATGATTCAAGCATTTGATTCTGTTGGTAGGCCGTGGATTCAGGTGGAAATGGGTGTAGGTTTTGAAGAGATTGATCAGCGGACCTACAAAATGAATGGTCTTCAAGCGGATTATCTAACTTTGATTGGAATGTTGAAGGAAAGAGGCATTTCTCAAATCGTGCATCTGATGTCTGTTACGCAAAATCAGGATATCAATGAACTCACGGATTTAGAAGGGACGCAAAAGAGAGGGTACGAAAGTCTAGTTCGCCTGACAAAAGCCCTTTTAGAACACAACATACATGAAGAAATAGACATTTTGCTTGTTGCTCCCTATGTATATGAAGTGAACGAACAGCAAGAATATGTTAATCCTCATCACGCTACTATGTTTGGATTGGGAAAAGTAGTAAGTCAAGAATACCCTCATTTATTGTGTCGGGCGATAGACATTGATAAATTCACCACAGGGGATATCATTCTTTCCGAGCTAAGTAGGAAAGAGAAGGATTATCTGGTGGTGTACCGTGAAAAACAAAGGTTGGTAGAGGAATTTTGTGAACGTGACCTAGATGAATTTGCTAACGATGAATCTATAGAAATCCGTGAAAATGGGGTTTATCTCATAACAGGTGGTCTAGGTGCTATTGGACTTGAAATGGCTAATTATCTTGCTTCACAAGCTTCTGTGAATCTTGTATTGATTAATCGCTCTACGATGCCAAGCCAAGAGCTTTGGGATCAAGTAGATGAACAGACTCAACCCAAATTATACCGACAAATTAAAGCAATACGTAATATAGAGTCATTGGGAAGTCACGTCACCGTACTTAGTGCGGATATTAGCGATCATAACGAGTTACAAGCAGTTCTTACCCAAGTTCGATCTCAATTTACTACAATCCACGGCATTATCCATAGTGCTGGTGTAGCTGGAGAAGGCTTTATCCTTCGCAAAGAGGAAGTGAGCAGTCATCCTGTTTTACATCCAAAAGTTTATGGTACTTGGTTGATACACCATCTGACTAAAGCTGATCAGCTTGACTTCATGGTACTATTTTCCTCGATTAACTCTCTTTACGGTGGAGTGGGTCAAGGGGACTACGCAGCAGCCAATGCTTATCTAGATGCATTTACTTTATTCCGTAACCGTTATTATGGAAAAACGTTGACAATCAATTGGGCAGCATGGAAAGAAGTAGGGATGGCTGTAGAATATGGAGCTAATCACGATTCAGGATTCTTCAAGTCCTTATCGACCAAAAATGCGATACAAGCTTTTCACCAGGTTCTGCATAAGCAGGTGAAAAGGGTAACGCTTGCGGAAGTCAATTATGATAATGACCACGGTAATATGGAAGGCGGCTTTACACTTAATCTGGCAAAACCGATTATGGACAGATTAAAGAAAGCCGGGAAACCAAAAGGTGCGAAACAAGGCACAGTGACGTCACAAACACTTCCAGAAATAACAGTGTTAGGGCGTATTGCCAATGAAACTTATTCTAAAAATGAGCGATTATTGGCGCAAGTATTTTGCTTAGAATTGGGTCTTGATGAAATAAATATCTACGATGATTTCTTTAGTCTCGGGGGCGATTCCATTATTGCCGTCAAGATCGTTAATTCGATTCAAAAATATCTGAACAAGAATGTTGGGATCAGTGAAATATTCCAGAACTTAACGATCTATGCACTTGCGTCGCATCTTAGTGCTCAAGAAGGAGGCAGTGAAGAAACCTCTGTCCCTGAGCAATCTACAGTAGCATCTATCGCGAGAACGAAGACGGAGGAAGGTTACGAACTTACTGGTATGCAGCGTCATATCTATTTCCTTCAGTCGTATAATCCGTCTATGACAGAACTTACCTTGCTTTATGAAAAAGAAATTCCTACGTCTGTTGACATAGAACTGCTCCAAAAGGCCGTTGACACAGTTGTCTATCAACATCAGGCTCTGCGTACCATTTTCCGCGAAGAGAATGGTCTACCAAAACAGGTGATTTTGCCATTTATGGAAGTACAAGTTGAATGTGAAGACCTAACCTTTGAATCAAATGCATGGCAACTAGCTAGAACGAAGTTAACAGAGGCCAGAGTTCGAGCGTGTGACCTCTCCAAGTCAACATGGCGTCCAATCGTGTACCGTTTGCCAGATAAGCAAACTCTCTTTGGTCTAGTTATTCATTCACTGATTGGAGACCAGTGGAGTTTGGAGCGTATTGCTGACGAAATAGTCCGAGTATATAACGCTTTGAAGGAAGAGCAGGAGATACCTCTTCTTCCACCAGCCCGTACCTATATTTCTTGGGTACAAAATCAGCTTAGTTGGGAAAAAAGTGACATGTATCAAACAGCTCAAGCTTACTGGCAACAAGAATTAAGGAATCCCCTTCCTGTCTTGAATCTGGCAACGGATTATCAACGCTCTAAGACGCCAAGTTATCAAGGAAGCCTTCTTTCTTTTCACATAGAGGAAGAGGTCTTATGGAAATCAATTCAGGAAACAATCAAACGTGTAGATATTACCTTAGAAACCTATCTGCTGTCAGCGTATTACCTTCTGCTGCACAAACTTACGCTTGATACTGATATCATCGTTGGAATGAATGCTCATCACCGAGATGATCCAGCTACCAATGAAATTGTAGGAGCATTGACGAACATTCTTTGCATGCGAGTGAAGGTAGAAGAAGCAAATACTGTTCAGGAGTTATTTACAATCGTTAAAGAGAAGAGAAGTACAGCAAGTGCACACAGTCGCTATCCATTTGATACTGTGGTCGCTCAGGTTAATGCTGGTCGTTCTCAACGTAGTCCGATTTTTTCCACAATGTTTGAATGGCACGAGTCAATGCCTTATGCAAACGATGGTGTAAGCTTGTACGATGTCAGCTTGTTAGCCGAAGCCAAAGAAGAACAATTAAATTTCCGATTCGAGTTTAATACGAATCTTTTCAAAGTAGAAACGATCAAAAAGCTGGCAGAGTATTACGTAAATATCTTGCATGAGATAAACAATAGTAGTTTGCGGATTCCAGATGTGCAGCTCTTGTCACAAGTCCAGATGCAGGAACTGAAAGCTTCACAAACATCAAGTGTCATGGGAGATTTTGAATTTAATTTCTAA